The stretch of DNA CCGAGCAAGATTTGCGCTATGCACATCATTTATTGGAATAGCAACATATATATGAACACAGTTACACTCTATCGCTACAGATTGAAGCTATTTATAATCTCCGGTAGAGCTGGATTTTCCAACATCGTCATGTGACTGCCTTCGATCCTCCGCAGCGTGATCGCGCCGGTCGTGTAATTGGACAGTCCGTAATCTTCTTCAATATTCGCGTAGGACAGCTCAGTCGGCCGTACCAGCATAATTGGCAGATCCAACGGTTGATTGTCCTCCAGCTCGAACAAGGCAGCCATCTTCAATCTTTTGAACAGGGCTCTCACCATTCTTCTCGTATAATCTGGAGTGTACGCATTTTCATCCTTGGTCAACTCAATCAGTTTCTCGATCTGGTCGTTGAAGGTGGACACAGCCATAGTTGAGAGAATCTTATCCGTAGGTTGATTGGGGAATGCGATCGAGAGGAATAAGGACAGTAAAACTCGCTGGACTTCCTCGTCGGATGGATTATCGCCCATCTGTTTGAGGGAGAGCGTTTTGAGAAATTTCGGGGCTCCGTCCAGTAGTAACAGTTTTCCATGCATTCCCTTCGCCTGTAGACGTTTTGTTATCTCAATGGCTACGAAAGATCCGAAAGAATAACCTACAACCGCGTAGTCTTCGTTTTGGTTGAAAACCGTGCTGCACAACTCGTCGATAACGCAGTCCACGATCGCAGGAATACTGTCACACTCCAGGGTGGCCATCAGCTGCAGCATAAGCACTGGTGCATTCACTCTAGCCGCAATGGAGATCCACACATTTCCGGCCACTCCCTCAAGTCCAGGGATGATCAAGATAGGACGACCATGATCGCTGGCTGACGCCAGCCGAAGAATCGTTTTGCCGCTGTTATCTTCATTACCAAGGTTTCTTAGCAGCATTTGCATCCCAATGGTGACGCCTCCGTCTTTATTCTTCGCTTCCTGGTCTGAATGCATCTTTTCATCTTCCATTTTTAGCAACTTGGCGAATGTGAGTGTTCGTAGCTCCTGCGGCGTCAGGATCAAATCGAAGTCCCGCTCAAGGAGCTGCTTGATTTCCACCGCCATTAGCGAATCCATTCCGATATCTGCCAGGGTACTTTCCATTGAAACGGACTTTAGCTCCCGTATGCTCATAATGTTCATAACGGCTTCGATAATATTCTTGGAACCACTACCTGCGCGTTTCTCCGCCACAACCATGCTCGCAACGATCGGCTCGTCACCGACCAGCAATCGATCCAACTCCTGGAGACAGGAGGAAATCCGTTGCTGTAGTGTTCCCCCTATTTCCATGTCAACTTTATCCTCCGCCATGTCGGCTACCAAACCAACCTCTCCGATGGCACCCCATTGGATTGCCTTCGCAGGGAACCCATCCGCCCGTCTCCGCTCGATAATCCGTTCCATCACCGAATTCGCCATGCCGTAGTTACTCTGCCCTGCGTTACCTCGACCGCAGGAAACACTGCTGAAGACTACAAACTGCTTGAGCCGGGGACAGAGCTCGCGGCTTGCCTTATCTAAATATTCGGTGGCTTTCGCCTTCGGTGCAAGGGATTCGATGAAACTCTCCACCGTCTGGTTATCCAGGATGGAATCACGCAGTTGCACTGCGAGGTTGAAGATTGATGATACCACTCCGAAGGCCGTAGCGGATCGTAGAAGGGTGCGACAGCCATCCAAGTTGGTTACGTCTGCCGTTGATACAATCGTCTTGACTCCGTAGCTGTTCCAAAGTCTGGAACAAATGATAAAATGTGAGAAGATGGAGTTGAATTTTACCAATTCTATGTACTCACTGTATTCTGTATTTCTGATATGGCTTCGTCACTCCCCTGCTGGAACTCAGCACGAGTTTCCTGCAGCCTCTGATGATCAACCAATCGGCCAACTCCAATCCGAATCCACCGAGTCCCCCGACGATTACACAGACCTGTTCTGGATTACAATACTCCCTGGGGACATACGTAATGGGTAAACTCTCAAGATCCTTTTCATGTTGGCGAAGTTTTATCAAAATTTTTCCGGTGTGTTTACCGCTTGCCAAGAAACGCATTGCTTTCTCCAACTCCGATGCGTTGAACTCGGTTGTGTTCAATGGCTTTATGGCCCCATCTGCCAGACCTTTCCGGACGAGTGTATGCAGGGTCTACAAGTATGTACCTTTTATGTACCccgtaacgattcattaaagTGACAACTCACCTGCTTCATAGTTGACACTCCTTTGAACAACAGATCCAACATTATGCTGCTGAACGTAAGCCCCTTACGGAATAGTTGCATGGAAAGTTTCGTATTCCTAGCCATGTCATACTTTCCAATTTCCAGAAAATGGCCACCCTTACCAAGGCAGCGAATCGACGCCTGCAGTTTGTCGTCCGCTAATGAATTCAGCACGTAATCAACGCCCCTACCGTTGGTACGAATTTTAACCagctgctcgaatgaagtatcTCTGGAATGTCCAATGTTTTCTTTCCGCAGCGAAGGAAACCGCTGCAATAGGAACGTCTTTTTCTCCTCCGTACTGACCGTAGTGAACACCTCCAAACCATTCACGAGTGCCACCTGTATAGCCGCCAGTCCAACGCCTCCACTACCGGCATGGATCAAGATGGACTGTTCCTTGCGGATGCTTCCGTTTATGAAGAATGCCATGAAAACAGTTCCATACACAATGGGAACCGTACAGGCATCCTGCAGACTCCACGATTCGGGAACGATCCACGTAAGCAGGGGATCATACTCTACCAAGGTAGCCAGAGCACCCGACTGCTTAGCGCCCATGACCCTTGTGCCATCTTCGGTAACCCCCGCGAACTCGAAGCCCAGCTCGCACTCCTGGTCGAGCCGATCGGACGCCAGAACATCCGACGATAATCTGCCAGTCACAACCATCGCATCGCGGAAGTTCAACGAGCAATACATGGCACGCGCTTTGTTCCTCACATTGGACCGCTCATTCATCGCACCTGTGAACCACATCATCGACGAGAGGTCACCCTTCGTGAAACAGTTCGCGTAACAATGACCCCGGACTGGTTCCGTTTTCTCAACACTACGCAAGAGCGCGTGACGATAGCTGCCCCAAGCGCCACCCCTGTAAACGTTCACCGCCAGTCCCAGATCCAGCTGTCGTTGATAGAATGGCTCGCTCAGGTCAAAAGGAGGAGCTGCGGGGTCGTCAATGAAAACGCAGCGAACGCTCTGCAGCTTGGGCTCCTTCCGGATACAGTTCACAAGCCCGATGATGCCAGATGTTGAGTCTTCCTGGGAGTACAACACAACGGGGCGGAACTTTACCGCTTTCTTCAGCTCCCCCAACCAGCTGAAGTCACTGGAACGCACCCGAACTGAGATGGGTGATTCGTGGAACGACTTACTCTTGCGTTGGAAAAGGACGAAGGATTCGCTGTCATCCACGCGGTATGTGCTTAGGAGATTCAAGTTATCTGGACAGATGAACTTCTTCGCGCTGAAGTCTACGCTCTGACGAAGGAGAACGAATCCACAATCCACCAAGCATGCGTCAATGCTTTTTTGGAAGTTCTGGTCATCCAGATTGCCACTCGTGACCAGAAACAGCAGGTTTGTGTGGTCAGCTAAGGTATCGTTTTTGACCTCGACATTGTCCAGCTCCAGCGTTAAGTTCGATAACAAAGTAAGGTTGGATTTTACCAACGGTAGATCCGCAACAGCCTCCCCAAACCAATGTACCACCGGCGGGAGGCGTTCGTTGTGTACTTCTGCGACATACACCGATAGGGTGGGAACATTCTCCAGCGCCAGCTGGACACACATTCTTATGGCTTCCTTCGCTGTAACATTTCCCTCGGAGCGATACGGGACGAAGTGGTACGTTTCAAGTACTGGAAAACCTGGAGGATTCCTTCTTCCAATGATGCTCACACGTGGATTCGATATCGTTATTCCTCCACAGGTGGATACATTTGTATTCGAGCAATAGTTCATGGTGTAGAAGTCGCGTTCCTCAGCGTCTCGTTCCATCAGTGATAGATGAACCTTCGGGGCAATTGTGATTTTGTCTATTTCAGTCGGCACCATGAGAGATCGTGTATCAACCGCAATGATTCCGACCTGCAGCATacaatccaaaaatgctacccaGTTTCCATTCCACTGAATTCTTGCCTGAGCTCCATCAGATCGAGCGTTCAACACAGACTTGAAAAGTCCCGTGTAATGATAGCCCCGTAGCCGTAGTTCTTTGTAGAAATCTTTGGTTGGTAGATTGACAGCCGTATTTGTGCCCTCAGGAGAACTGGCAGATGATCCCTTATCGGGAGTGCTCAGAGAACGTGCGTAGCCAGTCACCACTACCGTATCGCCCTCCAATATCTAAAAAGGAATCAAACCCGTCAAAATAACCGAGCGCTCGATTCTGTGGAAACCACAATACCTCGAAAAACCCAGACACATCCTGGATCACGACAAGCAGCCTCACTGATTGACCTGCGGTGATTGTGGTCGCCCGCAGGAATCGCACTTCCTCAAACTCCAGCGCGTAATCCGATAGCTCCCGATGGGCTAGATATGACAGCAGCTCCCAAACAAGTTGTAGATAACCGGTGGCAGGAAACAGAATTCGCCCATCGATACAGTGGCCCGCCACGAATTTGTAGTTTTGATCGGACAAATTTATCTTGAAGCTCAAGATGCCCGATTTGTCGGTTTCATCCCAGCTGTACTTCACTACATGGGCCGACTCCAGGTGATCCCAGCGGATCAAGGGAGAGATCATAGTGGTCCCTCGCGAGACCGGAAACTGAACCGCCGGGTAAAGTTTATCGATGTGGAGGGTTTGACCGGTCAGATGTAACCTGGAATGAACTCATCGGTCATCAGATTGTTCTGAAGCACGTAGGAAACTTACCGTCCGACTGTGCTGAGTAACTTCCCAATCGCATCGGAAAACTCCAGATCCGGATGAATGAAACTTGAGTTTCGATTGAGAATGCTCAACACCTTCTCACAGGATCCTCTAGTGCCAAGCTCTAAGATGTAAGTACGTCTGGGTATTTTTGTGAGCAAATTAACGACCGATGCAGGTTCATGGATAGTGGGCGAATGGAACAATGAATGCGTTGGCAGCATCTTGGCAGTAATCCACTTGGAAGTCGTCACAAACGTTCTGGGGAGCACTTCATGAACCGATCGTTGCAGGTTGGCAACAAGCGTGCGATATTTGGATGACCCACAACGCAAGATCTGGAACGGTAGCTCCCCCACAAAAAGACCACTGGAAGCAAGAGAGTGCAGTTGGTCGGCTATGGTTCGTTTATCACCTCCAAACACTCCAAATGTAGATTCCTCATCTTTCACTACGTTACATATGGGAATCCGATCAAGCTTGGAGTTCATTTTCACAAACCCGACCGCATCTTGGCTTACTCTACAGTCGGAGTGTATCAATCCATGCAAGAAAGCCAACTTGATAGCCTGTTCCAGGTTCAAACAAAGATCGATGTACCCACAGGTGATTTGACCTACTGAATGACCCGCATAAAAGTCAAACTCAACACCGATCGAGCTTAGTAGATCGACCAACGCCAGCTGCAGTACGGTCGTTCCAACCATATTATACAAAACTTCATTGGGCCCTTCTTTGCTCAAATCGAACTTCAGTGTGTTCAATACCTGATTGCACCTAGCAAATGTGAGTTCTACTTGTGGAAATCGTCCCAAGCTATCCAGATCCTCTCTCCAATGAACGTTGATGCCCCCGAAAACGGCAGTCAGCGGAAGTACATCCAATTGGATCCGATCGACGCATGTTTTCAACGGAATCGAAGGCCTATCATCATTCTTTCGATAGACACCAAATCCTCGATATCGGTGGCCAGGCGTAGCCTGTTTTTGGATGTTGTATAGCAGTGCAAAAAATTCGGTATCCAGTGGTCGCTTAGCAACATCCTGCAGCATGGTCACTACCGCCTCTTTCGTCCGCCCAGACCATACCGCAAGCCTTGGAATGTCATCGCCCGGTAGACCGTggtttttcttctccttcaagTTGCGACACAACAGCGCATGAGCATTGGCTCCTCCGAATCCAAAACAATTGATAGCGACCAGCGGTCCGTCCAGTGGAGTGGCTTCAACAATTACCTTCAATCGACCTTTCACCAACGACTCAATGGTTGGTTTAGGCTCTACGTAGTGAATATTTGGTGGGATTATTCCATTCTCCATTGCTATGATGCATTTCGCGATCGAGCATACACCCGCCGAAGCCTCCGAATGACCAATGCTGGATTTAACCGAACCAACCGGCAGTGGGCGCTTACGCCCAGCACAATATACCTTGTCTATCGCTTCGCACTCTTCCGGATCACCGACAAACGTCCCGGTGCTATGGGCTTCCACATAGTCAACATCTTTTGGAGCGATCCCAACTTCGCTGTAAAATTCATTCAACAGCTGCTGCTGAAGCATGCCCGAAGGATAAGTGATGCCTTCCGGCTTGAACCCATCACAATTTGTTTTCGAGTGAACAAGATAGCTGTAGATTCGTTTGGCGTCCTTTGCCTTCTGCAAAAACACGGCACAAGCAGCTTCCGACCGTGAATAACCAGTGGCGTCTTTATCGAAAGGTCGACAGTAACCGTCTTTCGAAAGCACGCCCAACAGGGCGAACTGATAGGTTATGTACGGATGCAACGTAAGGTTACACCCCATGACAATCGCTGCATCACACTCTCCGTTCATCATACTTCTGTAGGCGATATCCAGTGCATACATCGAACTGCTACACGCCGTATCAACTACGAACGAGGGACCTTTGAAATCCATCATGTAGGATACCCGATTCGCCATCTGTGATTTGGCACAgctaaaaatgcaaaaaaaaagtatccaTTAGTAAACTTGACCACCCCCAAACACAAATCCCAAAACCCTTCTCACCCTAGAAGCCCCAACCCATCCGGGGGACACGCCTTGTAGTACATTCTCACTTCCGTCTCCGAGAAGCAAATCCCACAAAACACTCCCGTTCGGGAGCCCCGAATACTCTCCGGATTCACACCCGCATCCAGGATGGCCTCGTACGTGTGCTCGATCAGCATCCGCTGCTGCGGATCCATCGTATCTCGCTGCAGCCGATCTACTCCGAAAAACTCCCAATCAAACCGGTCCAGATTGTTGACCTTCCCCGTCCGCTTGGGCACATCCGGCATTATGTGTTTCCATCGTAGCTCCCGATCGTCCACCAGATCGCGCTTCTCGTACAGATTGCGCGCAAAGTCCCGCATATTGTCCGTCTGGGGGAATCGCCCGGAGATTCCCGCCAGCACAACCGTCTCGCCCGTTCCAACCGACAGTACGTCATAAGATGATGGCATCTTAAGGATAGGATAGCTGACACAAATTGATGGCGCACACAACTGAATCAATGCTAGATGATAAAACGGTGAAACAGTTAACGGCGCTCAATATATAGTGCCAGGGATACGATTTGAACTGAAACGACCCGGGAGCCATGTGCATCCAATTTGAAATTATAATATGCACACAACAGGCTGATTCTTCGAGTGCACTTTATTACAGCTATCGGTTGGTGTCATTAGTGTGCACCGTTCAAAGATCTATAAATCGATTCCGATTGCATAGGTCATTGGAATTGTGTTcagtttaatcacaaattaatgTCATCATGACTACATCATGggaattattattttatcatCCAAGACATTATTTTTGGTACTTTCATTTAATGGGATTTTAGTTCGTTTGCATTAGTTTGTTTCACATTCAATATAGCATTATATCAAGAGCTTAAGATTTTCAAAACATAATTACCTAATAATGGTTTTCAATAAAGAATGACTATCGATAATTTTAAAATGAGACCAAACAACTTGTATTTTAGTGATTATTCTGTATACTTTTATCGGTTCGCTCTCATGAGATTGTTAATTAGTATGCAAATACTGGTAATGGATGACCATGGGGTACCGATGTGACCCGGGATCCAACAGAGAGTAACGTGTACCTCTCGGCTGTTCTTCAATTCCTTGATAATGAAATGTTTCATTCCACCACCCTCTACCGCAGATAAAACACTTGCCGAAACAAAATACGGCGTTATAAATCTCAGTAAAGACATGTTTTCATGAGGGGTATCTATAGCTATATATAGATCatttcacgtgaaaatagaaGTAAACGGTTGAGAATATATCTTATACACTTGTTGGAGGTATATATAATTATTCGTGAAATAAATTCTGCATATATAAACGCTGGAGAACTTCTCATTAGTCAGAAATCACTAAAATAGACCGCATTTCTACTTTAGGTGAGTAAATCCACCGAAATAAGTTAGACGACtcattctctctttctttcactCGTACTCATGGGACATTGAATGCGTTTTTGTGGTCAGTGGGGTCAATCCCGGACCAGTTATCTGTTAAACTTGGACCAGCTGCTGATTGATCAATTCTAAaaagttgccaataatatttgaaaatacacTTGCACATGATGTACTCACAGTACATACATTTTCAtgacaagaaaaaatataatcttTTGCAAAATATGCAACAATTTTGTACTATATCAACCAAATGTAACTATTCATAGGATATATGATACGAAAAACAAACATATGCTCCCGGCCGTgggaaaataatattcagaaatcTTATATCATTTGAAAATCCGACATCTCGCGTGGTTCGACATCCCCGTTATTCTTGATCGCTTGATCGAGTAAATAGAATGAGTGGGTTATGTctacgatataaccgcaaagttgacgagggacgttgtcttagtaagcattttttttatcccatttatttatttatttattaggctcattagcattttagctgtaacagagccgggttttaatcgtgtacatgtacatatgtttgtgtttctataaattgtaaattacacagtagtagtagccatttaggcgttaggttttctgttccattacattctggtaaattacacaatagtagccatttagacgtaagggtattctttctgttcttccattgttcagtagaccggacagcggagacaaatgatattgatcattgttgggttatttatagaatagcagcccgatgtttcttgcagagcagttgtatggatgaatcgatctttgttccaccgtggatcgatctctatcgctgatgatggttgcgtggacgtagttattctataacaacacaaagatggtcaattgagggccctaagtttgaactcacgatcggttgcttagtaagcgaacgcataACCAAGtgactacgaagacccccctagtaagcatttgtattgtattgattaaattatctattgaataaaacaattctcgaattttattgaattcaacatatttgctttgtaagtaaaaaaattgaacagtTACCATGTAAGATCAAGATCAATTCATGCTTTGTAATAGATGatattcttcgttacaagtaaatttgatgatcgtccttttacgtttaatatgatacctaggactaccaaaatatgtgaacggaagaattgtcaaacgatcagtgtattttacatttccctctaaaattattgcatctctcatgtttttgtacttctcgaaccgcgaaagttcattcaccttctAATATCTGAAagtacgattttcccaggcttctcagtttagaagtacgttttagggaaccATATTCCAGTCTTCAGaaagcaagcgagtacaaaagaactcgcagcttgcatatgtttgcaatgtggattcccccaggcatctttgttttgaaacacATTTCGATAAACCCCCAAcgtgcatgtatttgcaaagcggattcctccgtgttagagaaacaaagctcgatgggaacaaaaataccactgGCTTGCATGTActtacaaagcggattcccccaggcacattgattttgaagtcagtGTTAGTGAAGCATTGcacgatgggaacaaaaatacctcctacttgcatatatatatatatttgcatagcagatttccacaggtacattgattttgaagtccgtgttggggaaaccgtacatCGGACCAattaaaacttggcagttagggcgtttagataacgcttgacattttacagttattcaataatttatctaatgtttaataacattttactaattgtgatagacgcgtagaaatatttcctatcaattgattcaaacatctttccgatccattaagaaatgttcgagttataagcattgggaatctttcattttttcctgcatgttctgtgtttaggttttcatttcatcccgatatactccggttagacgtagttcgtgcgactttttttcccaagttgaagttgccacttcgaggaaatggatttcagtcgatcgaagAGATCAAAGAGAAGGCAACGAGGGAACTAAAGTCCAAGGGATTCATGGATGACTGGTTCAAGCGTTGGCACATGTGTGTTGTGTCAGATGGATCATATTTTGAAgtagataaaataaatttgcctgaaatttaactctattttgttttatttgaaaagttccCGGTGCTTTCTGATAATAGGGTATATGTAAACGGATCATACATTTACCATAACTtcaaaatgcatgaaggaattgaTGAATTCATTATACATCATTATACAACTCTCGCGCTATTGTAAACGGTCAATGCGATTTCTACAAATCTCGTGGTATTTATTCACCTGAATACATCACTAATGTGAACGCGTTATAAGATTCTCTAGTGGCAACTTAGGCACGATCACTGCGCATCATAGTTGAAGGGGTATTTCTATCTTCCTACTTTGAATGCATCCTGAACTCTCAGGGATCTTCCCGGTCCTGTCCGTTCGAATGTCTCCAGTTCGCACCTTCCATCAGGTAATGACAAGAAGATCCGGGATAGAGGCTACCCCATCTGTCTGTGGTCCCCTTGCTTCCAGCTTCACCAGCCTCCGCTGTGATGGTGTGGCCCTGCTAAATATTGTTCTAGCAACACACCGGTCGTCCGTTAACATATCGTAACAATGTTTCCCTAGTAAGTTTTGGTGCGCAAAAAAGTGTCTAATAATTTCAGCTTGATCCAAACTCTGCTCAAAAGTTTAAAGGTTTTCGTACAAAATTCACAATCACTCGCCAAACGAGATAGCTGCTGCCAATCGGGCAAATCGCGAGGCTCCTACTTGTCTGCACTGGAGCTCATACATCtcaccgatacattctaaacAACCCCGTAAGTAGTTTGTAATCACTACATTTGCTACTCAAAACACACACAATGATTGTTATTCGAaactcaatataaaaaaaaagacaaataaTTTGGACTCTTTATAAGCCAATGGTTCAGATCGGTTACTTATAACCTGACTTGGACTGCATTTGCTCTCCGTAATGGTCTGCGTAAAAGAAATATTTCATGTGTCTTCATGTCCCGAACTTCTTCTGGGGAATTTCAACTTCCGACCAATCGAAGTAAGAAATTTCTGCCCCGTAATTTGATCGAGAACAGTCAGGCTGTACGTTTCGTTGTCCATAACCACGCAAATATATTTTGTAATCAGTCATTATATCCGACATTTTCACAaagaattttatatgaaaaccaaACTTGTGTAATTACGTTATAATAGGCGGTAGGCTGATATAAGCGGTGTCATAACAGACGGATTCTACTGTATAATTGACCTCGGAAAGAGGCGATTGATTGGTGAGATGCATTTTGCGACTGGAACGCGAATAGTTTCGAATAATATTttcaatgtgattttttttgactatgtctttgatttctatataggggggtcactctacgaaaaatgtaacgtttattaagagttttcaaatgcatattacgcaaaatcgttcttacgatgtatgttataatatataccattagacggcaaatttatccactatttttttcgcctgagacatcaacagtgaaaataataaaacaagagagcaatttaacaaatagaaggggtatttttaacgagcggatgcgaaggtaaatcatgtattatgcattctttcttccaacttcgttcccatgaatgttgtatgtaacacaaaattgcgtgcaataattcgttctatctaacaaataggcaagatgttaaagtaatccagggatcgaaatgctcgccgatttgagacgaaaaacatccattttcacccacagagaaacatagctgaaaatataggaggcgagagaattttatacgctcacttcgatgctcgcgagaaacgcaaagccgatttttatttttcggtgagttatgattgccgaaaaatggtttcgttttcagtgactccttgatgccgataatggtttttcacttcttcagccaaggatggaaaacaagggagcatgatgtgatttacgattaatcgcaaactgcacagatcgcaatctgtgcaaactgcgactaactattaatcctcacccatcataaccaaatgattttcccttggtaactctgagttgaccaaagcattgctagactgaaactagttcgaataattgagttactctccttcctcgttttgttttcaactcctaacaagactttgctccatgggaatgagtgtctctatgacgtacgattctcgctctctcgtccgggcgttcaatttttctttccgagcgcgtttacttcgatgcaactgggtaaaataaaaaatgcgctacagcagataggacgactttaatgtttcatgtttcacagaggatttctcagatggtgtttaaattaatcaagagactacaaacaataatccccctcaaatcactaattttatgagttaatgtaaatgcgttattggccaaggctattacgacatcgaacacgtggtcttgcgagatatatttttccgcctgcccaaatacagaccacttttttcggggccgagtaaactggtgtctagaaatgaccttgattaccttgaattaatcaaaaaacataaattagcgcaaatatgtcaacatgtgtttttttgtttaagcacgtaaatatttgctcataatttttttggattgtggcactctacataatttgtatgcagatagactatccacagtttgtggggggatggaatactcatacaactcaaatggataatgattacctgctatcacaaagctgagaaattttttgacgttttgttttactattgattcattcaaaaaaaaagctttatttttaaatgttttcttatcctgagactggctcaccatattgcactgctactaaaaccgtaggctaacttcaaggatattttttattcattttcggcgaataatcaatagagtgccgtgttatgaaacatcagaataatagcaaaaacaatattacgatcataaggtgtaggacaggttattccagacgacattggaatatattccatctgaccatctttagaaaggttaatgaccttcaaaggatatatttatcttgggcacattgaattgatgttcatgacttccagtcagacgtttattcgctctgatagtaattgtgtggtcctcacaaagcatatattccaatgccgtcagttcactgaaattattcgcataccgtttgatgataaggtaggatgttgataatcatttgctgcgatacctattgttccaacagtattcattcgacaatat from Toxorhynchites rutilus septentrionalis strain SRP chromosome 3, ASM2978413v1, whole genome shotgun sequence encodes:
- the LOC129779219 gene encoding fatty acid synthase-like; its protein translation is MPSSYDVLSVGTGETVVLAGISGRFPQTDNMRDFARNLYEKRDLVDDRELRWKHIMPDVPKRTGKVNNLDRFDWEFFGVDRLQRDTMDPQQRMLIEHTYEAILDAGVNPESIRGSRTGVFCGICFSETEVRMYYKACPPDGLGLLGCAKSQMANRVSYMMDFKGPSFVVDTACSSSMYALDIAYRSMMNGECDAAIVMGCNLTLHPYITYQFALLGVLSKDGYCRPFDKDATGYSRSEAACAVFLQKAKDAKRIYSYLVHSKTNCDGFKPEGITYPSGMLQQQLLNEFYSEVGIAPKDVDYVEAHSTGTFVGDPEECEAIDKVYCAGRKRPLPVGSVKSSIGHSEASAGVCSIAKCIIAMENGIIPPNIHYVEPKPTIESLVKGRLKVIVEATPLDGPLVAINCFGFGGANAHALLCRNLKEKKNHGLPGDDIPRLAVWSGRTKEAVVTMLQDVAKRPLDTEFFALLYNIQKQATPGHRYRGFGVYRKNDDRPSIPLKTCVDRIQLDVLPLTAVFGGINVHWREDLDSLGRFPQVELTFARCNQVLNTLKFDLSKEGPNEVLYNMVGTTVLQLALVDLLSSIGVEFDFYAGHSVGQITCGYIDLCLNLEQAIKLAFLHGLIHSDCRVSQDAVGFVKMNSKLDRIPICNVVKDEESTFGVFGGDKRTIADQLHSLASSGLFVGELPFQILRCGSSKYRTLVANLQRSVHEVLPRTFVTTSKWITAKMLPTHSLFHSPTIHEPASVVNLLTKIPRRTYILELGTRGSCEKVLSILNRNSSFIHPDLEFSDAIGKLLSTVGRLHLTGQTLHIDKLYPAVQFPVSRGTTMISPLIRWDHLESAHVVKYSWDETDKSGILSFKINLSDQNYKFVAGHCIDGRILFPATGYLQLVWELLSYLAHRELSDYALEFEEVRFLRATTITAGQSVRLLVVIQDVSGFFEILEGDTVVVTGYARSLSTPDKGSSASSPEGTNTAVNLPTKDFYKELRLRGYHYTGLFKSVLNARSDGAQARIQWNGNWVAFLDCMLQVGIIAVDTRSLMVPTEIDKITIAPKVHLSLMERDAEERDFYTMNYCSNTNVSTCGGITISNPRVSIIGRRNPPGFPVLETYHFVPYRSEGNVTAKEAIRMCVQLALENVPTLSVYVAEVHNERLPPVVHWFGEAVADLPLVKSNLTLLSNLTLELDNVEVKNDTLADHTNLLFLVTSGNLDDQNFQKSIDACLVDCGFVLLRQSVDFSAKKFICPDNLNLLSTYRVDDSESFVLFQRKSKSFHESPISVRVRSSDFSWLGELKKAVKFRPVVLYSQEDSTSGIIGLVNCIRKEPKLQSVRCVFIDDPAAPPFDLSEPFYQRQLDLGLAVNVYRGGAWGSYRHALLRSVEKTEPVRGHCYANCFTKGDLSSMMWFTGAMNERSNVRNKARAMYCSLNFRDAMVVTGRLSSDVLASDRLDQECELGFEFAGVTEDGTRVMGAKQSGALATLVEYDPLLTWIVPESWSLQDACTVPIVYGTVFMAFFINGSIRKEQSILIHAGSGGVGLAAIQVALVNGLEVFTTVSTEEKKTFLLQRFPSLRKENIGHSRDTSFEQLVKIRTNGRGVDYVLNSLADDKLQASIRCLGKGGHFLEIGKYDMARNTKLSMQLFRKGLTFSSIMLDLLFKGVSTMKQTLHTLVRKGLADGAIKPLNTTEFNASELEKAMRFLASGKHTGKILIKLRQHEKDLESLPITYVPREYCNPEQVCVIVGGLGGFGLELADWLIIRGCRKLVLSSSRGVTKPYQKYRIQLWNSYGVKTIVSTADVTNLDGCRTLLRSATAFGVVSSIFNLAVQLRDSILDNQTVESFIESLAPKAKATEYLDKASRELCPRLKQFVVFSSVSCGRGNAGQSNYGMANSVMERIIERRRADGFPAKAIQWGAIGEVGLVADMAEDKVDMEIGGTLQQRISSCLQELDRLLVGDEPIVASMVVAEKRAGSGSKNIIEAVMNIMSIRELKSVSMESTLADIGMDSLMAVEIKQLLERDFDLILTPQELRTLTFAKLLKMEDEKMHSDQEAKNKDGGVTIGMQMLLRNLGNEDNSGKTILRLASASDHGRPILIIPGLEGVAGNVWISIAARVNAPVLMLQLMATLECDSIPAIVDCVIDELCSTVFNQNEDYAVVGYSFGSFVAIEITKRLQAKGMHGKLLLLDGAPKFLKTLSLKQMGDNPSDEEVQRVLLSLFLSIAFPNQPTDKILSTMAVSTFNDQIEKLIELTKDENAYTPDYTRRMVRALFKRLKMAALFELEDNQPLDLPIMLVRPTELSYANIEEDYGLSNYTTGAITLRRIEGSHMTMLENPALPEIINSFNL